The Verrucomicrobiota bacterium genome contains the following window.
CGCCCGCTTGTTCTGAACCGAAGCCCTGAATTATGCCGAATACCAAGTCCGCAGAGCGCCGCGTGCGCAGCACTGAACGCAGGCGCCTGCGCAACCGCCGGGTCACCGGCAAACTCCGCCGCATTGAGAAGCAGTTCCGCGCGCTCGTCACCGCCGGCAAAAAGGCCGAAGCCGCCGCCGCGCTGGTCGAAGTGACCTCGGCCTACGCGAAGGCCGCGAAGTCCGGCATCGTTCATGCACGGACCGCGGACCGCAAGAAGTCCCGCCTCGCCCTTAGCGTCAACCGGATCAAGTAGCCGGCGTGGGGCGGGCGTCCGGCCTGTCCGGCGCAACGCCGGAGGCTTCGTTGCTGCGGACAGGCTGGAAGCC
Protein-coding sequences here:
- the rpsT gene encoding 30S ribosomal protein S20 yields the protein MMPNTKSAERRVRSTERRRLRNRRVTGKLRRIEKQFRALVTAGKKAEAAAALVEVTSAYAKAAKSGIVHARTADRKKSRLALSVNRIK